Proteins from a single region of Hypomesus transpacificus isolate Combined female chromosome 9, fHypTra1, whole genome shotgun sequence:
- the kiaa1328 gene encoding protein hinderin isoform X2, which translates to MAAVTTGRNNSGIFWINDTSDEDQPVIFYPGVSRERSLRTAFKSGCQSGSNNCKRNPTMRAKCGIESRNESSMGKASKKQAQPLSLSSRETTNGKDMFQSTSSSVLPSPTPVTHNLLTSPKVSQAKSKTSLKDLCPEDKQRIANLIQELARVSEEKEESVQKLRDEQGLFERKIQHLEQQNTLIIQERESLQQQYRECQELLGLYQQYLSQQQDKLNQSIAQLSHSRSHRKVPAGEASCGRPTARSASRSVLDGSYLGMPGYGARQPSHTGSGAGRGGASSYHSSAPLSTLSPSTTPPDSSSSSEHPAAERPIMLRGGSTRRNPRPASPRRHTTVGCNTEAGPANGAAPLDAVSAPESPFSRRDPPMDAAAEGTLTAAHLGGEDWEEKRHLLLLQKMQLEVEREKLQARLAQQEERLLRQNQQLRQSRLDYSRFQQASATELGHAISRNAFLEHNPPQNGHVATSEERGPGDAEDMVEAEHLAGEVMSHQSSLKAPTGPTSPPMVHPRTPHARLDSSLIELLEVFSPISVPELGRPPVQQSMPLLHQPPPSAPRPARRTLLSPSQGCYPRTPQHDLEESQILEEIFFIC; encoded by the exons ATGGCGGCAGTGACTACGGGAAGAAACAATTCAGGCATTTTCTGGATTAACGACA CATCAGATGAAGATCAACCCGTGATATTTTATCCTG gagtgagcagagagagaagcctTCGAACAGCATTCAAGTCAGGGTGTCAGTCGGGCAGCAATAACTGTAAAAGAAACCCAACAATGAGGGCCAAGTGTGGCATTGAAAGCAGAAATGAGTCTTCTATGGGCAAGGCTAGTAAAAAACAAGCCCAGCCTCTTAGCCTGTCCTCGCGAGAGACTACTAACGGGAAAGATATGTTCCAGTCCACATCTTCCTCGGTCTTACCATCCCCGACCCCAGTCACCCATAACCTCCTCACTTCACCTAAG GTAAGCCAAGCTAAGAGCAAGACCTCACTGAAGGACCTGTGTCCCGAGGATAAACAACGCATAGCCAACCTCATCCAGGAGCTGGCCAG AGTGagtgaggagaaggaagagtcTGTCCAGAAGCTGAGAGACGAACAGGGGTTGTTTGAACGCAAGATTCAGCATCTGGAGCAACAGAACACACTAATCATTCAAGAAAGAGAAA GCTTGCAGCAGCAGTACAGAGAGTGCCAGGAGCTGCTGGGCCTATACCAGCAGTATCTCTCCCAGCAGCAGGACAAGCTCAACCAGTCCATCGCTCAGCTCAGCCACTCTCGGTCTCATCGCAAG GTGCCTGCCGGCGAGGCGAGCTGTGGCCGACCCACCGCCAGGAGCGCTAGCCGCTCAGTCTTAGACGGCTCTTACCTCGGCATGCCCGGTTACGGAGCCCGGCAGCCGagccacacaggaagtggtgcaggaaggggaggagccagTTCCTACCACTCCTCAGCCCCGCTGTCTACCCTCAGCCCCTCTACGACACCTCCGGACTCGTCCTCCTCCAGCGAGCACCCCGCCGCCGAACGGCCAATCATGCTACGAGGAGGAAGCACGCGGCGAAACCCCCGTCCGGCCTCCCCTCGCCGACACACAACCGTCGGCTGCAACACGGAAGCGGGACCGGCCAACGGCGCGGCTCCCCTCGACGCCGTCTCCGCCCCGGAAAGCCCCTTTTCCCGCCGCGATCCTCCGATGGACGCGGCTGCGGAGGGAACGCTCACGGCGGCCCACCTGGGcggggaggactgggaggagaaGCGGCACCTGCTCCTGTTGCAGAAGATgcagctggaggtggagagagagaagcttcaGGCCCGGCTGgcacagcaggaagagaggCTGCTCCGACAGAACCAGCAGCTACGGCAGTCACGTCTGGATTACAGCAG GTTTCAGCAAGCTTCTGCAACTGAGCTTGGCCATGCCATCTCCAGAAATGCTTTCCTGGAACACAATCCTCCACAAAATGGCCATGTAGCAACTAG tgaggagagaggcCCAGGTGATGCTGAGGACATGGTCGAAGCAGAGCATCTTGCAGGTGAGGTGATGTCCCACCAGAGCAGCCTTAAAGCCCCCACAGGGCCAACATCACCCCCCATGGTGCATCCCAGGACCCCCCACGCAAG GTTGGACTCGTCCCTGATCGAGCTCTTGGAGGTCTTCAGTCCCATCTCAGTGCCTGAGCTGGGCAGGCCCCCAGTCCAACAAAGCATGCCCCTACTTCACCAGCCCCCTCCGAGTGCCCCCAGGCCTGCCCGCCGTACCTTGCTCTCCCCTTCCCAGGGGTGTTACCCCCGGACACCCCAGCATGACTTGGAGGAGAGCCAGATTCTGGAGGAGATTTTCTTCATTTGCTAA
- the kiaa1328 gene encoding protein hinderin isoform X3: protein MAAVTTGRNNSGIFWINDTSDEDQPVIFYPGVSRERSLRTAFKSGCQSGSNNCKRNPTMRAKCGIESRNESSMGKASKKQAQPLSLSSRETTNGKDMFQSTSSSVLPSPTPVTHNLLTSPKVSEVSQAKSKTSLKDLCPEDKQRIANLIQELARVSEEKEESVQKLRDEQGLFERKIQHLEQQNTLIIQERESLQQQYRECQELLGLYQQYLSQQQDKLNQSIAQLSHSRSHRKVPAGEASCGRPTARSASRSVLDGSYLGMPGYGARQPSHTGSGAGRGGASSYHSSAPLSTLSPSTTPPDSSSSSEHPAAERPIMLRGGSTRRNPRPASPRRHTTVGCNTEAGPANGAAPLDAVSAPESPFSRRDPPMDAAAEGTLTAAHLGGEDWEEKRHLLLLQKMQLEVEREKLQARLAQQEERLLRQNQQLRQSRLDYSSEERGPGDAEDMVEAEHLAGEVMSHQSSLKAPTGPTSPPMVHPRTPHARLDSSLIELLEVFSPISVPELGRPPVQQSMPLLHQPPPSAPRPARRTLLSPSQGCYPRTPQHDLEESQILEEIFFIC, encoded by the exons ATGGCGGCAGTGACTACGGGAAGAAACAATTCAGGCATTTTCTGGATTAACGACA CATCAGATGAAGATCAACCCGTGATATTTTATCCTG gagtgagcagagagagaagcctTCGAACAGCATTCAAGTCAGGGTGTCAGTCGGGCAGCAATAACTGTAAAAGAAACCCAACAATGAGGGCCAAGTGTGGCATTGAAAGCAGAAATGAGTCTTCTATGGGCAAGGCTAGTAAAAAACAAGCCCAGCCTCTTAGCCTGTCCTCGCGAGAGACTACTAACGGGAAAGATATGTTCCAGTCCACATCTTCCTCGGTCTTACCATCCCCGACCCCAGTCACCCATAACCTCCTCACTTCACCTAAG GTCTCTGAGGTAAGCCAAGCTAAGAGCAAGACCTCACTGAAGGACCTGTGTCCCGAGGATAAACAACGCATAGCCAACCTCATCCAGGAGCTGGCCAG AGTGagtgaggagaaggaagagtcTGTCCAGAAGCTGAGAGACGAACAGGGGTTGTTTGAACGCAAGATTCAGCATCTGGAGCAACAGAACACACTAATCATTCAAGAAAGAGAAA GCTTGCAGCAGCAGTACAGAGAGTGCCAGGAGCTGCTGGGCCTATACCAGCAGTATCTCTCCCAGCAGCAGGACAAGCTCAACCAGTCCATCGCTCAGCTCAGCCACTCTCGGTCTCATCGCAAG GTGCCTGCCGGCGAGGCGAGCTGTGGCCGACCCACCGCCAGGAGCGCTAGCCGCTCAGTCTTAGACGGCTCTTACCTCGGCATGCCCGGTTACGGAGCCCGGCAGCCGagccacacaggaagtggtgcaggaaggggaggagccagTTCCTACCACTCCTCAGCCCCGCTGTCTACCCTCAGCCCCTCTACGACACCTCCGGACTCGTCCTCCTCCAGCGAGCACCCCGCCGCCGAACGGCCAATCATGCTACGAGGAGGAAGCACGCGGCGAAACCCCCGTCCGGCCTCCCCTCGCCGACACACAACCGTCGGCTGCAACACGGAAGCGGGACCGGCCAACGGCGCGGCTCCCCTCGACGCCGTCTCCGCCCCGGAAAGCCCCTTTTCCCGCCGCGATCCTCCGATGGACGCGGCTGCGGAGGGAACGCTCACGGCGGCCCACCTGGGcggggaggactgggaggagaaGCGGCACCTGCTCCTGTTGCAGAAGATgcagctggaggtggagagagagaagcttcaGGCCCGGCTGgcacagcaggaagagaggCTGCTCCGACAGAACCAGCAGCTACGGCAGTCACGTCTGGATTACAGCAG tgaggagagaggcCCAGGTGATGCTGAGGACATGGTCGAAGCAGAGCATCTTGCAGGTGAGGTGATGTCCCACCAGAGCAGCCTTAAAGCCCCCACAGGGCCAACATCACCCCCCATGGTGCATCCCAGGACCCCCCACGCAAG GTTGGACTCGTCCCTGATCGAGCTCTTGGAGGTCTTCAGTCCCATCTCAGTGCCTGAGCTGGGCAGGCCCCCAGTCCAACAAAGCATGCCCCTACTTCACCAGCCCCCTCCGAGTGCCCCCAGGCCTGCCCGCCGTACCTTGCTCTCCCCTTCCCAGGGGTGTTACCCCCGGACACCCCAGCATGACTTGGAGGAGAGCCAGATTCTGGAGGAGATTTTCTTCATTTGCTAA
- the kiaa1328 gene encoding protein hinderin isoform X1, which yields MAAVTTGRNNSGIFWINDTSDEDQPVIFYPGVSRERSLRTAFKSGCQSGSNNCKRNPTMRAKCGIESRNESSMGKASKKQAQPLSLSSRETTNGKDMFQSTSSSVLPSPTPVTHNLLTSPKVSEVSQAKSKTSLKDLCPEDKQRIANLIQELARVSEEKEESVQKLRDEQGLFERKIQHLEQQNTLIIQERESLQQQYRECQELLGLYQQYLSQQQDKLNQSIAQLSHSRSHRKVPAGEASCGRPTARSASRSVLDGSYLGMPGYGARQPSHTGSGAGRGGASSYHSSAPLSTLSPSTTPPDSSSSSEHPAAERPIMLRGGSTRRNPRPASPRRHTTVGCNTEAGPANGAAPLDAVSAPESPFSRRDPPMDAAAEGTLTAAHLGGEDWEEKRHLLLLQKMQLEVEREKLQARLAQQEERLLRQNQQLRQSRLDYSRFQQASATELGHAISRNAFLEHNPPQNGHVATSEERGPGDAEDMVEAEHLAGEVMSHQSSLKAPTGPTSPPMVHPRTPHARLDSSLIELLEVFSPISVPELGRPPVQQSMPLLHQPPPSAPRPARRTLLSPSQGCYPRTPQHDLEESQILEEIFFIC from the exons ATGGCGGCAGTGACTACGGGAAGAAACAATTCAGGCATTTTCTGGATTAACGACA CATCAGATGAAGATCAACCCGTGATATTTTATCCTG gagtgagcagagagagaagcctTCGAACAGCATTCAAGTCAGGGTGTCAGTCGGGCAGCAATAACTGTAAAAGAAACCCAACAATGAGGGCCAAGTGTGGCATTGAAAGCAGAAATGAGTCTTCTATGGGCAAGGCTAGTAAAAAACAAGCCCAGCCTCTTAGCCTGTCCTCGCGAGAGACTACTAACGGGAAAGATATGTTCCAGTCCACATCTTCCTCGGTCTTACCATCCCCGACCCCAGTCACCCATAACCTCCTCACTTCACCTAAG GTCTCTGAGGTAAGCCAAGCTAAGAGCAAGACCTCACTGAAGGACCTGTGTCCCGAGGATAAACAACGCATAGCCAACCTCATCCAGGAGCTGGCCAG AGTGagtgaggagaaggaagagtcTGTCCAGAAGCTGAGAGACGAACAGGGGTTGTTTGAACGCAAGATTCAGCATCTGGAGCAACAGAACACACTAATCATTCAAGAAAGAGAAA GCTTGCAGCAGCAGTACAGAGAGTGCCAGGAGCTGCTGGGCCTATACCAGCAGTATCTCTCCCAGCAGCAGGACAAGCTCAACCAGTCCATCGCTCAGCTCAGCCACTCTCGGTCTCATCGCAAG GTGCCTGCCGGCGAGGCGAGCTGTGGCCGACCCACCGCCAGGAGCGCTAGCCGCTCAGTCTTAGACGGCTCTTACCTCGGCATGCCCGGTTACGGAGCCCGGCAGCCGagccacacaggaagtggtgcaggaaggggaggagccagTTCCTACCACTCCTCAGCCCCGCTGTCTACCCTCAGCCCCTCTACGACACCTCCGGACTCGTCCTCCTCCAGCGAGCACCCCGCCGCCGAACGGCCAATCATGCTACGAGGAGGAAGCACGCGGCGAAACCCCCGTCCGGCCTCCCCTCGCCGACACACAACCGTCGGCTGCAACACGGAAGCGGGACCGGCCAACGGCGCGGCTCCCCTCGACGCCGTCTCCGCCCCGGAAAGCCCCTTTTCCCGCCGCGATCCTCCGATGGACGCGGCTGCGGAGGGAACGCTCACGGCGGCCCACCTGGGcggggaggactgggaggagaaGCGGCACCTGCTCCTGTTGCAGAAGATgcagctggaggtggagagagagaagcttcaGGCCCGGCTGgcacagcaggaagagaggCTGCTCCGACAGAACCAGCAGCTACGGCAGTCACGTCTGGATTACAGCAG GTTTCAGCAAGCTTCTGCAACTGAGCTTGGCCATGCCATCTCCAGAAATGCTTTCCTGGAACACAATCCTCCACAAAATGGCCATGTAGCAACTAG tgaggagagaggcCCAGGTGATGCTGAGGACATGGTCGAAGCAGAGCATCTTGCAGGTGAGGTGATGTCCCACCAGAGCAGCCTTAAAGCCCCCACAGGGCCAACATCACCCCCCATGGTGCATCCCAGGACCCCCCACGCAAG GTTGGACTCGTCCCTGATCGAGCTCTTGGAGGTCTTCAGTCCCATCTCAGTGCCTGAGCTGGGCAGGCCCCCAGTCCAACAAAGCATGCCCCTACTTCACCAGCCCCCTCCGAGTGCCCCCAGGCCTGCCCGCCGTACCTTGCTCTCCCCTTCCCAGGGGTGTTACCCCCGGACACCCCAGCATGACTTGGAGGAGAGCCAGATTCTGGAGGAGATTTTCTTCATTTGCTAA
- the tpgs2 gene encoding tubulin polyglutamylase complex subunit 2 isoform X1: protein MEEAREGLTLKVVAERLTLGITRMLESMPGVMDIRFVEREPAEKRSLLSWEQNNNCALPEDFRDFYLTTDGLTLTWSVKLDNEPVPVGCMVVNSITKLKPLSQSSSLFSLPSAPTLADLDYGEDETEEPDGGLAKPCFDSRSRIFELDPCNGNGKVCLVYKDCTKGVVAQQCDVWFLDRSLYWHYMTPTFTAYYRLMITHLGLPEWQYSFTPYGLSPQAKQWAALYQPLTFHCDPNIADPAGEPHINKLDPIRAFKGKTKLPPPKKKQSTQGGVGGGTGTTTKGQGSSGRHSGTKR from the exons ATGGAAGAAGCGCGAGAAGGATTAACATTGAAAGTTGTTGCTGAAAGACTGACACTGGGTATCACTCGAATGCTTG AGAGTATGCCTGGAGTGATGGACATCCGTTTTGTGGAGAGGGAGCCTGCGGAGAAGCGGAGTCTGCTGTCATGGGAACAG AACAACAATTGTGCTCTTCCTGAGGACTTCCGAGACTTTTATCTGACAACAGACGGCTTAACTCTTACATGGAGTGTCAAACTGGACA ATGAGCCGGTGCCTGTGGGCTGTATGGTGGTCAACAGCATAACCAAACTAAAACCACTGTCTCAGTCGTCGTCTTTGTTCTCCCTCCCTAGTGCTCCCACATTGGCCGACTTGGACTATGGAGAGGATGAAACCGAAG AGCCAGATGGTGGTTTAGCGAAGCCTTGCTTTGATTCAAGAAGCCGTATTTTTGAGCTTGACCCCTGCAATGGAAATGGAAAAGTCTGTCTGGTGTACAAAGACTGTACAAAAG GTGTGGTCGCCCAACAATGTGATGTGTGGTTCCTGGACCGCTCTCTGTATTGGCATTACATGACACCCACCTTTACTGCCTACTACCGTCTTATGATCACCCACCTGGGCTTGCCTGAGTGGCAGTACTCATTCACACCCTATGGACTCAGCCCCCAGGCCAAG caGTGGGCAGCTCTCTATCAGCCCCTCACGTTCCACTGTGACCCCAATATAGCCGACCCGGCTGGGGAGCCGCACATCAACAAGCTGGACCCCATCAGGGCCTTCAAGGGCAAAACCAAGCTCCCGCCCCCCAAGAAGAAGCAGTCTACCcagggaggggtaggaggaggtacTGGAACTACAACCAAGGGACAGGGGAGTTCCGGGAGGCACAGTGGAACTAAGCGATGA
- the tpgs2 gene encoding tubulin polyglutamylase complex subunit 2 isoform X2 — protein sequence MEEAREGLTLKVVAERLTLGITRMLESMPGVMDIRFVEREPAEKRSLLSWEQNNNCALPEDFRDFYLTTDGLTLTWSVKLDNEPVPVGCMVVNSITKLKPLSQSSSLFSLPSAPTLADLDYGEDETEEPDGGLAKPCFDSRSRIFELDPCNGNGKVCLVYKDCTKGVVAQQCDVWFLDRSLYWHYMTPTFTAYYRLMITHLGLPEWQYSFTPYGLSPQAKWAALYQPLTFHCDPNIADPAGEPHINKLDPIRAFKGKTKLPPPKKKQSTQGGVGGGTGTTTKGQGSSGRHSGTKR from the exons ATGGAAGAAGCGCGAGAAGGATTAACATTGAAAGTTGTTGCTGAAAGACTGACACTGGGTATCACTCGAATGCTTG AGAGTATGCCTGGAGTGATGGACATCCGTTTTGTGGAGAGGGAGCCTGCGGAGAAGCGGAGTCTGCTGTCATGGGAACAG AACAACAATTGTGCTCTTCCTGAGGACTTCCGAGACTTTTATCTGACAACAGACGGCTTAACTCTTACATGGAGTGTCAAACTGGACA ATGAGCCGGTGCCTGTGGGCTGTATGGTGGTCAACAGCATAACCAAACTAAAACCACTGTCTCAGTCGTCGTCTTTGTTCTCCCTCCCTAGTGCTCCCACATTGGCCGACTTGGACTATGGAGAGGATGAAACCGAAG AGCCAGATGGTGGTTTAGCGAAGCCTTGCTTTGATTCAAGAAGCCGTATTTTTGAGCTTGACCCCTGCAATGGAAATGGAAAAGTCTGTCTGGTGTACAAAGACTGTACAAAAG GTGTGGTCGCCCAACAATGTGATGTGTGGTTCCTGGACCGCTCTCTGTATTGGCATTACATGACACCCACCTTTACTGCCTACTACCGTCTTATGATCACCCACCTGGGCTTGCCTGAGTGGCAGTACTCATTCACACCCTATGGACTCAGCCCCCAGGCCAAG TGGGCAGCTCTCTATCAGCCCCTCACGTTCCACTGTGACCCCAATATAGCCGACCCGGCTGGGGAGCCGCACATCAACAAGCTGGACCCCATCAGGGCCTTCAAGGGCAAAACCAAGCTCCCGCCCCCCAAGAAGAAGCAGTCTACCcagggaggggtaggaggaggtacTGGAACTACAACCAAGGGACAGGGGAGTTCCGGGAGGCACAGTGGAACTAAGCGATGA
- the tpgs2 gene encoding tubulin polyglutamylase complex subunit 2 isoform X3, with the protein MRDNNNCALPEDFRDFYLTTDGLTLTWSVKLDNEPVPVGCMVVNSITKLKPLSQSSSLFSLPSAPTLADLDYGEDETEEPDGGLAKPCFDSRSRIFELDPCNGNGKVCLVYKDCTKGVVAQQCDVWFLDRSLYWHYMTPTFTAYYRLMITHLGLPEWQYSFTPYGLSPQAKQWAALYQPLTFHCDPNIADPAGEPHINKLDPIRAFKGKTKLPPPKKKQSTQGGVGGGTGTTTKGQGSSGRHSGTKR; encoded by the exons ATGAGAGAT AACAACAATTGTGCTCTTCCTGAGGACTTCCGAGACTTTTATCTGACAACAGACGGCTTAACTCTTACATGGAGTGTCAAACTGGACA ATGAGCCGGTGCCTGTGGGCTGTATGGTGGTCAACAGCATAACCAAACTAAAACCACTGTCTCAGTCGTCGTCTTTGTTCTCCCTCCCTAGTGCTCCCACATTGGCCGACTTGGACTATGGAGAGGATGAAACCGAAG AGCCAGATGGTGGTTTAGCGAAGCCTTGCTTTGATTCAAGAAGCCGTATTTTTGAGCTTGACCCCTGCAATGGAAATGGAAAAGTCTGTCTGGTGTACAAAGACTGTACAAAAG GTGTGGTCGCCCAACAATGTGATGTGTGGTTCCTGGACCGCTCTCTGTATTGGCATTACATGACACCCACCTTTACTGCCTACTACCGTCTTATGATCACCCACCTGGGCTTGCCTGAGTGGCAGTACTCATTCACACCCTATGGACTCAGCCCCCAGGCCAAG caGTGGGCAGCTCTCTATCAGCCCCTCACGTTCCACTGTGACCCCAATATAGCCGACCCGGCTGGGGAGCCGCACATCAACAAGCTGGACCCCATCAGGGCCTTCAAGGGCAAAACCAAGCTCCCGCCCCCCAAGAAGAAGCAGTCTACCcagggaggggtaggaggaggtacTGGAACTACAACCAAGGGACAGGGGAGTTCCGGGAGGCACAGTGGAACTAAGCGATGA